CGTGCCGCGTGCAGCTTCGCGTAGCCGCACAAGACCTCGACGAGCGCCATGGTGGTCTGCGTCGCCTCGCGCGAGCGTTGCTCGATCGTCAGGCAGATCGCCGCGGTGTGCCCGCCGCCAAGCGGCATGTCGATCGGGCCGGCGATGACCGCGCCACCCTCGTTGCCGGCGCCGTACATGGGCGAGCTGTTGGCGTTGAGCGCGAACACCCGGGCCTCGCCGCCGCGCACGGCCTCGGCAGCCGCCGAACGCACCCACGATCCATGCTCGACCTGGGTCGGGTCGATCCGCCGCGCCTCGGCCGGCCGCCCGCCACGCGCCTCGCCGGCCGCGACGGCGTAGGCGATGGACGGCTCGTCGGGGCTCTGGTCCTGCGTGTCGCTGGTCGAGACGATGACGACCGATCCCTGCCGGGCGTTGGCTACACGAGTGAGCACGCCGCACAGCCGGGCCAGGAAGGTCGTGGCATTGGGCGACTCTGCCGAGAGTTCCTCGACCACGCGCCGCCAGGCCGGTGTCCTCAGATTCGAGATATCCGTCAAGGTCGCTCCTCTCGGGGCAACGGGTCAATCGCGACCCGGTCCGCACGCGGAAGCCGGGCACGCTCGATTCGTTCTGGTTGGGCCGCGCCGCCGGTCAGCCGGCGTCGGCGGCCAGGGCGGGCTCGGCCTGCTGCTCCCCATCGTCGGCCAGCCGATCCCGGGCGGCCTGCTCGTCTCGCTGCGCCTCATGCTCCGCAAGGATGCGCATGAAGCCCTCGGTCGGCTCGCTGAATCGCACCCAGGCAGGCAGGCCCGAGAGCAGGCGGTCCGGGTTGGGCATCTCGACCTTCACCCAGACCTTGTCCGAGCCGAAGTCCGCCACCGGGCTCACCTCGGTCACGGTGCCCTCGAACATCCGAGGCTCGCCGGCCACGCTTACGGCGACCCAGGCCTTGTCGCCCCGCTCGAGCTGCTCTGCGAGCACCGTGCTCGTCGGGGTGGGCACCTTCACCTGCAGGGGGTCGATCGACACCAGCCGCAGCACGGGCTCGCTGTCCTGCATGGCCTGGCCGGGCGTAACCTCAATGGCCGCCACCATGCCATCGAACTGGGCCGTGATGGCGAACCGCTCCAGGTCCGCCTCCTGCCGCTCGAGGATGATCCCCTGCTCGATGAATCGCTCGTTGGCGGTGTCGAGCTCGATCTTGGCGTTCTCGAGCGACGCCCGGGCGCGCTCGTACTCGAGGGTGCTGCCGCCGCCCTGGTCCTGTGCGGTCTGCTGGTTGTCGAACTCGATCTGGGCCAGTTGCACGCGGTTCTCGGCGGCCAGGATCTCGAAGCGGTTCTTAGCGCGACGCTGCTGCAGGCGATAGGCCGCCTGGATGTCGCCGTCGCGGGCCCGCACGAGCACGTCGCCCTTCTCCACGCGATCGCCCACGCTCACGAGCACCGAGCGCACCTCGCTGGGCTGGCTGAAGCCCATCATGGCGTCCTTGCTGGGCTGGGTGAAGTGGTAGATGCCCCCGAACTCGGCCGCCCATGACGGCTCGAATGCGTAGCCGCGCGGTCGTTCGTCCTGGCGATCGCCGGCCTGCCCGGCG
This Phycisphaerales bacterium DNA region includes the following protein-coding sequences:
- a CDS encoding efflux RND transporter periplasmic adaptor subunit; translated protein: MATATPKTRPSRLFLALTIPLLAAAMPLAHAGQAGDRQDERPRGYAFEPSWAAEFGGIYHFTQPSKDAMMGFSQPSEVRSVLVSVGDRVEKGDVLVRARDGDIQAAYRLQQRRAKNRFEILAAENRVQLAQIEFDNQQTAQDQGGGSTLEYERARASLENAKIELDTANERFIEQGIILERQEADLERFAITAQFDGMVAAIEVTPGQAMQDSEPVLRLVSIDPLQVKVPTPTSTVLAEQLERGDKAWVAVSVAGEPRMFEGTVTEVSPVADFGSDKVWVKVEMPNPDRLLSGLPAWVRFSEPTEGFMRILAEHEAQRDEQAARDRLADDGEQQAEPALAADAG